ATTCGACTTCGTATCTACACACCTCTAGATTATTCCATAATAAATGTGAATTACTACTTTTAatgttaagaaatataaaatctaaagtGCCAGGACAGTCGGCATTGAGGCCTCACCCTGGGTTTTTTGGGTTTCCTGGTCCTTCTGGTGGGCTGAAGCCACGAGGGTATGGTTTCTGGTGACCGCGGGCTGCCCGTCGTGCTGCACCAGGCAGGTGAACACCACGTCTTCCCTGTGCACGGATGAGTTCACCAGGAGCCAGCTCGTCCAGTTAAAGGTCCCATCCTTGTTCTCTACAAGGTTTGAGGGCCTTGAGGCCGTTTCTGTTCGGGACACGTTGCCATTCTCCAACCAGGTCAGCTGGAGGCGCTGGGGGTAGAACTTCTTCACTTGGCAAGTGACCTTCACCTGGTCCCCTGACAGGGGCTGCTGGGAAACCTCCACGGTGGGTGGAACTGAAACAGCACAGGGTAGAAGCTCTCACCTCATGGAACAGATGgaccatggggggggggggctcgagAACTTAGCTCCCCCCACACAACAAGGGAGTCACCCAGAACAGAGGTAGGCATACAGCTGGTGCTCAAACACTGAGTCTTTGCGTATGAATGAAATCCCtaagcacagtgcccagcacacagtaggcgctcaaGGACTGATGGCTCCTGGTAGGCTAAGAATGAGTGAAATCAAGATTCTCAGCCCCACGCATACAGTTGGAATAGAATAACTGTAGCAAAATAAATGACCCCACCAAGCACACTGTGGCATGGAGTACAGCAGGTGCCCGATAATTGGAATTGCTATGTTAGAGTAAAGGAAACGACCGAGCGCAGTGCTTGGCACGTGGTAGGTGTTCACCCCATGGTGAACGGGACGGCACATGGAGGGGACGGCACATCTAGGTGCAGGTGACCTGGAGGGTCTGCCAGGGGTCAGACTCCAGGGAACGGAGGGtttggggcagggagtgggggaggggcaggctcggAGACTTGGGGCCAGACccgggctggggctggaggggaggggcatctACCTCGGAGGACCTCAGACAGGTTGGCAGTCCCACGAAGAGGAGGGCCCCCCTGCAGGGTCACGTGGGTCACCTCGCAGATGACCTGGGAGCGAACGTCCCCCGGGGCCAGCACCAGCCTGGTTGTGCTGGAGATGCTGTAGGACGTTCTGTTTCCCTCTGGGTCCACGCTGGTCTGGGAGGCTGCCAGTTCATTCCCGTTTCTGAACCATCTCAGGGTGATGTTTCTGGGGGAGAAGCCGTGGGACTTGCAGGTGAAGTTCACTGTCTGCTCCGGCGAGGCCCTGGCTGTGGGGCCGGACACCACGGGGGGAGAGGGTTTGGCTACAAGAGGAGCATTTGTGAACAGTGAGCATGACTGTGGTCATCAGCGCTCAGGATATGTGTGAGGCGCTGTGGAGAACCCGCCACCCTCTGATAGCGTGCGGAGGGCGGTGTCCTCTCCTCCTTGCATGGAGGAGGCCCCAAGGTTCCAGAGTGAAACTCTGGGTCGGGGGCAGGGGCCAGGTGCAGTTCTAGACCTGAGTTCAAGTcaccccttctcttctctgccagGTGACTTCCCACCAATCTGGGCACAGGAAGGATGTTTCTGATGGGTCTGACTGTTGGCATCAATCGTTCCTAGCTGCCTCCCTGCAAACCTCACTTAGGTTTGCAACAGGTTCAACAGTctgtgcaggggagaggggaaccAGGTTGGCCAGCTGACCACAGGTGTGGCCATGGCACAGTGTGGCTCTCCGTCTGTGACATGGGACAGGAGGCATTTCTCCTTCCCAGGGTTGCAGGGAGGGGCAAGTAAGGGAATGCAAGCAGTTTCACTttgaataaaacactgaaaatgctTCTCAGAACCAAACAAACACAGATCGATCTTTATCCCAAACCTGAGCTACATTCAGAGCTCTCTGTTCAGATATTTACGAATTAACTCtagtttccaatttttccacaaaTATTCCATAGAGTCTCATCTGTGCCATCCCTGAATCcaagaaggagagaatgaagggATGTTTTTCTGAAACTGTGTTCTTTTCTTGGGTCTGTTTTGGGTTGAAAACCAAGATCACTGAGTGCTGAGAAAGCCTAAGTTGGTTAATTTCTTAATCGTGAGTTAATTTCAAGGGCAGAGACACGGGACTACAAGCAGGGAGAAGACGTCTGGtgtccttaaaacacacacatcaGTGAAtcaagcgggggggggggcatttcACCCACAGAAGGTCCTACAGAGTATCTCCAAATTGTTAATTATTACCAACACCTTCtagaacaaacacaaaaatattacaaatatttacatttgtaaatatttaacttGTTTCCTAAAATAGATGGAACATGTTGCGGTCAGGTGAATAAGTGAAGTCATGAAAACAGCAGCagcccagatgcccctggaggGACAAGGGGCTGTGCTCGGTTACCACTCACGGGCACATCTTGGGCACCTGACACCGGGCTGATTCCTCCTCACCCCATGGCTCCTTCACCCCTCAGCCAGCCTTTTCAGGGGGGCCCCAGGATGGTCCCATTTAGGGGGACAAGGCTCAGGGAGGAACACGGCTGGCCCAGAGCATGCCGTGAATAAAGGGCAGAGCTCACCTCACCTCCCCGCACCCACACTCACATCCTGATTCAGTTtagcttttctgttctttcttcctgcACCTCAGTGTCTGTTCTGGTACAAAGTGGGTCAAAACACCACGTGGGTGACCGGCGAGGATGTACATAAAATGCAGAACGTGACATACCGTAGGTGCTTAATGAACAACACCGATGATTATTATCCTAAGATCTGGTCCTGACCACTTCTGAAACTACCTATTTGTCCTTTAGGCAGTAAGAAGACAAAACGAAAGCTTGGTGGGAACACCGGAAGAGTCCCCAGACCTGTTCCCCGCCGCTGCCACGCAGAACCCCAAAAGAGAAAAGCCGCAGAAACCAGCAAAttatgattctctccctcttcttgtaaTCATCCCCTCAGGAAGCAAGTTTGGCGAAATGGCTTTCAAAACGTAAACGGGATCACAGGCATGTTCCCGCGGATCAGCTATTTCCAGAAAGCCAGGAGCGTGTCTGAGAGAGGCAGGACAGATTTTGGCCGGGACGTTTTGGGTGTGTTGAGGCAGGGAGGGCTCTGGGGCTGAgtggtgagtgtgtgtggggaTACCAGCCCCTGCTCAGGGGCACACGTGCTGGAGGATGGGAAGGTCCCTGGTCATGAAGCTGGGATCTGAGCAGAGTGCCgctgtcccctccctgggccGGATGGCAGGAAGCTGCTTGGCCCCAGGTGTGCTCCTCGGGAGGATGTCCTGGCCACTCCACTCACAGTGGTCATGGGCACAGGCTCTTGTGAAACACTCACCCACCAAAAAACTCCTTTCCCAGCCCCAGGAGCAAGGGGTTGAAAAATTCAGTGTTTCGTCTGTGACCTCGGGGAACCCCCAGCTTAGGACTCTTCAGCCTGGACCACGCATCACTGTCCCCTGGAGTAGATAAAAAATTCACCTGCCCAGGTTCATGTCTGATGAAGTCAGTCAGAATATCCAAGGGGGAGCCGGGGGCTGGGGATCTTtgtttcccaggtgattctaatgagcAGCCCAGGTTGCAAGGCACCCAacaccccccaaaccccacttACATTTGAGGTCTGGGAGGGAAAGTGACCTGGCTGAGGTCCCATGGCTCGGGCCTATCCTGGCTACGCTTCTGGGACACTgaccctgtgccaggccctgctctaGGCACTTTAAGGCCTCCTTCAATCCCCGCAGCAGCTCTGTGGGGTCACGCTGTCACAGACAGACGAGGACACTGGGCCCAATGTGTGGACGTGCCGACAACTCATCAGAGGTCACAGAGCAGGGAAGGCAGAGCTGGGTGGGAGCCTGGGCAGGGGGTGCCCTGCTGTGCTCTCGGCCGCTGTGTGTGGATATCCAAGCCTAAACCCCATATCCGGGGCCTTCTGAATCTCCTCACCAGTCCTTAGCCCCCTGACTGGCCACCTGATTACCACTGGGTCACAGATGGGACACAGAGCCCCCGAGGGAAACAGGCTAGCCCAGGGTCGCACATTTCTGGGAGGGGCACCCATGGCTCCCTGAGAGTCTGACCCCTCACCCGGCTCCCTGCATCCTCCTAACATCCCGCCAAGACAGGCATGATGGTCCACTTTCTATGGTGAGGACATGGAGCTCAGCCAGGGAGCTGGGTCTCAACTCTGGTGGAACGCCTCCATGGCCGGTGATGTAGCTAGAGCGCCTCagatccttccctctctctgcaaaGGAGTCCACGGtatcaccattttacaggtgaggagactgaggccacAGGAAACCAAGGGACTGCTCCTCACTCCTCACGTATCTTGGGGGGACCTCCTGTGGCCGTAGCCTTCATATTCACAACAGAGCACCTCCTTTAGCCTGACAGTGACCGCCACCTTCCCTGTCCCTCAGACATTCTCCACTGAAAGCCACTATGGGGAGGTGTCCCTCTGGGTCCCCGGACCTGCTGACCCTGTGGCAACAGATGGAAGGTGCGGGGCCCCAACAGCTGAGTCTAGAATATGAGCTCTTGCTCATGGGGCCCTGAACACCCGCTGGGAAATGCCTTTCCATCCTCCTCGGTCTGTCGAGCCAGGAATGGTGCCATTGGGGGTGTTGCTGGGATTGCAGGGGCCCCTCTGTTCTGTCCAGGCTGCCACCCCAGGCTGCTCAGTGATGGAGCAACCCCACACAAAGGGGACAGACTCGTGATGCTCTTACATATGTGTAACCGTTGTCCTCCAGGAACAGGCTCCACCTTTCATCAGATGTCTGAGTATCTGTCTGATTTGGGAGTACAAAGCTGGCCCGCCTCCCCCCAAGGACTCTTCTTTCTAATACGTCTTGCCGAAGAacacaatacagtattttaaaggaGAGGGCTGTAGCATTCTGAACGTCTGGGAAAATGATGAAAAGGAGAAATACTGGCTCCCCGTTCAAAGGGTCAGCGTGACCTGGTTTGGTTCAGGACCTACTACGCACCAGGTTCTCCCCTGGAAACAGTCTCCACAGCTGGGGCAGGAAGGAACCTGCCTGGAATCAGATGGTTTCTGGAACGATGTCACTCACTGGATCCGTGAACATGAGCAAGACCCTGTCACCTTGTGACAGACTCTGAATGTGCATGTGGGGTGCTGGGCTGCGTGGGGCCCTTCGTTTGCTGACAGCCCAGGTTTCTGATCCCAGGCCGCTGGTAGAAAATGCTAAATGATCATCTTTATATCAATGCGGCAAACCTATTCACCCACATGGGGCACCTCTTCCCCGGGTGAGGACCTACTGGATGCCCCGGGTCTGCTCGGAGCCTGCAGGGACTAGGTGAGTGGGTTCCTGAATCACACGAGGGGTTTCTGGACAGACCCACAGCAAAGGTCCAACCTCTGGCATGTCCCCATCCTAGGCTGTCTGAGTAAACAGTGCATCTGTGCCTCCCTGGAATGTCTTTTCCATGTGATGTTTCTGAAGATGAAGTAAAGAAAcccattcttccttctctctgccctggaTGAGTCTGTCCTCATTGGAAGGGAAGGGAACGTCCACTTTAGGAGAGAAGGGCCCTTGCCTGTTTTGTTCCCTGCTTCCCCAgcacccagagcagagcctgtACACAGCAGGTGCTTAGTAAGTGTTGAATGAAGAGAAGAGTCAGAACATGGAGGGCGGTGCTTTCTGGAGGAAGAGTGACATGGGGTCTTGTGACTGGGCAAGTCCCTCAGCCCTGGAACCAGAGGGCTGGTCAGAATTGGAAAAGATAAGAGCTGTGGACCCACAGACTGGGGTTCTGGACTTTCCCATGGTCTTCCAGCCCTGTGACCTGAGCACACATCACGACCTCCCTGATCTGTGGAAGGGGTTGAAGTCAGGGGCACCCACCACAATGCCTGATTCTTAGCTGTTGGTCAGACAACGGAGGgcattcttattgatttgttgtcACAACCAGAGGACAAAGGAGGCCCAGGCTGTACTCACCGCTCACAGTGACCTGGGTGCCTGGTCCAGACTTAAACTCCACATCAGGGGTCCCTTTCTGGAACTTCACACAGTAGTAGGTTCCGGTGTCCGCTGGGGTGATGTTACTGATGCGGATGGAAAAGTCCGTGTTGTTTCTCCTTGTGGTGTCTGAAGCATTTGTTACTCGGGGGAAGTGGCCCCCTTTGAAACTGAAGATTGACTCCCGGCCTGGCCCTGTCCCCCTGAACCACTGAACCGGtcctgtggggagcagggaggtcaCAGTGCAGCGCAGAGTGGCTGTCTGTCCGGCTGCGACAGACACTGACTTGTCAGGCTGGATCACCTGCAGACTCACCTCACCGGCCACACCTGGAAGGAAAACAGAGCAGTTGTCTATTCATCCTGCCGTGATCCTACGCGTCTCCTCACATGTTTATGCACAACAGCTCCCTGACCGAGTGCGCACCAGGAGTAGCTCTCCCAAGTCTGTAATGGGAGACCCCATCACAAccgaggaaactgaggtcagcGACGTGCCAGGGGTGGGCTGGAGGTCCTGAGCCCTCTGCGGAAGAGTCAGGTCTGAGATGGACTCTGAACTTCCCAGGATGTGAGGGGCACAGCATTCCTGACAGAGGGCACATCGGGGCAGGGGCTCCGAGGTGGGGGGCAGCACGGTGTGCGTGGGGCTCCACACGGAGCTTAGGTTCTTTGGGGCCTGGCCCAGGAAGCAGGCCTCCGAGCAGGGAAGCCACCAGCAGCTGGGGCTCGTCCAGGCTGTGAAGTCGTGGAGCGGGAGGACTTGGATTTGAGTCCGGGCTCAGACCTTACTGCTCTGTGACGATGGCACTCAGTTAGGCCAAGAACATCCAACAGGACCTGGATGTGGATGTGGATGGGAGTGCTGCTCTGAGTCTGAGCAGGTCCCTTCATGGCTctcgagcctcagtttcctcatttgtcaatCAGTTTCTGTGACCCCATCTCAGTGGGTCTCTGGCAGGACCAACCAACAACCCTGGCCGAGGAAAGGTCTTCAGAGCCATCTGAGGTGGCCTGAAACGTGGCTCACCTTTTATTCACACATGACCCGCACTTGTCCCCTGGTTCTGAGACTCAATTTCCTTAGCTACAAGATGGGCAGAGCATCCCCTAGCCCCCTGCTTTgttcagagaagaaaatgcaatGACACATAGAAGTTAATTAGCACCAGGCAGGGCACAGGGAAGCTACTGTCATCACACAACAAATAAACGAGAGGGGGGTCTGTGGTGTGAACTTCCAGCCCGCCCTTGCTAATGCACCTGCGGGCCAGGCTGTCCTGAGTGCTGGGGACACACAAGGGCTGGATGCACGTTAGGCCTCAAGGACTCCCGGCTGGGTACCTGGAAGGCTTCCtaggggtggtggaggggaggggcctgaGCCCCAAACTGGAGAGCAGTGGAGCCCGTAGGCAGGGAATCCGGACAGAGGACATGGTGGTGATGACAGTGTTGGGGGGGAGGGTACAGCCAGGAAGGCAACTGGGCTGTGGGAAGCTGCTGAGAGAAGCCGGCAAGATACTCAGGTCCAAGTACTCCCAGGGCCCGATTCTGAGCcaggttgggtgggtgggtggggacttGTAGAGGGGGAGAGGTGGACGGGCAGGGACAGTGAGCACAGGGGTCagagtgggggaagagagagcaaaAAATAGACATGAGGTCGTGGCAGCTGGTGTAGGTGCTGAAGGGGGATCTGTCTCCTCCTGGTCACTCATTGACCCGTAGTGTGACCCTGTCCTATCCTGACACCTTGCCCTAGGCCACCTGTGCCCTGTACACCTGACAGGGTGCAGCCAATGCCCTCTGGCTGTGGCTGGGCAGGAGAATCCGCCACCCATTCACGGCTTGGCACCACTGGAAGCCCATGGACTCCAGTCTGCCTTCCCTGCTGGCAAGCCCAGTCCCTCAGAACAGGCCTCTCCACCCCTGTGCCCATCATCCCATGCCTGACTCCCGTGCTGGGGGTCTCCCAGTTCTCCCGGCAAGGGTCCAAGACCCTTGAGCAGCCAGATGGCGGCCCGACACTCCCTGTGCAGGGAGGAAAACAGAGGGCAGGGGCTCAGGCTGGAGCTGCTGGCCAGGTGTGTGACCGGCACACAAACAAGGCTCCCAGAAGCAGAGCCAGCCCCCCGAGACAGCACAGGCACCTGCCAACAGCAAGCAGCCACCAAGAACACCCCCAATGTGTCTGCATTCCAGCTTGGGCCACTGGAGGAACTGGAAATGCCGCTTGGAGACAGCACAGGTG
The window above is part of the Lutra lutra chromosome 9, mLutLut1.2, whole genome shotgun sequence genome. Proteins encoded here:
- the LOC125108694 gene encoding tyrosine-protein phosphatase non-receptor type substrate 1-like isoform X1, which codes for MEPAGPAPGRLGPLLCLLLAASCAWTGVAGEVSLQVIQPDKSVSVAAGQTATLRCTVTSLLPTGPVQWFRGTGPGRESIFSFKGGHFPRVTNASDTTRRNNTDFSIRISNITPADTGTYYCVKFQKGTPDVEFKSGPGTQVTVSAKPSPPVVSGPTARASPEQTVNFTCKSHGFSPRNITLRWFRNGNELAASQTSVDPEGNRTSYSISSTTRLVLAPGDVRSQVICEVTHVTLQGGPPLRGTANLSEVLRVPPTVEVSQQPLSGDQVKVTCQVKKFYPQRLQLTWLENGNVSRTETASRPSNLVENKDGTFNWTSWLLVNSSVHREDVVFTCLVQHDGQPAVTRNHTLVASAHQKDQETQKTQDNNDSRSIFIVVGVVCALLVALLIAALYLLRIRQKKAKGSTSSTRLHEPEKNTREITQVQSLIQDNNDITYADLNLPKGKKPAPRAAEPNNHTEYASIQTGPPPAPEDNLTYADLDMVHLNRAPKQPAPKPEPSYSEYASVQVQRK
- the LOC125108694 gene encoding tyrosine-protein phosphatase non-receptor type substrate 1-like isoform X2; this encodes MEPAGPAPGRLGPLLCLLLAASCAWTGVAGEVSLQVIQPDKSVSVAAGQTATLRCTVTSLLPTGPVQWFRGTGPGRESIFSFKGGHFPRVTNASDTTRRNNTDFSIRISNITPADTGTYYCVKFQKGTPDVEFKSGPGTQVTVSAKPSPPVVSGPTARASPEQTVNFTCKSHGFSPRNITLRWFRNGNELAASQTSVDPEGNRTSYSISSTTRLVLAPGDVRSQVICEVTHVTLQGGPPLRGTANLSEVLRVPPTVEVSQQPLSGDQVKVTCQVKKFYPQRLQLTWLENGNVSRTETASRPSNLVENKDGTFNWTSWLLVNSSVHREDVVFTCLVQHDGQPAVTRNHTLVASAHQKDQETQKTQDNNDSRSIFIVVGVVCALLVALLIAALYLLRIRQKKAKGSTSSTRLHEPEKNTREITQIQDNNDITYADLNLPKGKKPAPRAAEPNNHTEYASIQTGPPPAPEDNLTYADLDMVHLNRAPKQPAPKPEPSYSEYASVQVQRK